A genomic stretch from Salarias fasciatus chromosome 18, fSalaFa1.1, whole genome shotgun sequence includes:
- the abhd8a gene encoding protein ABHD8, with translation MLTSITEGILCCLTGKAASLVLPLESSQPSDGFEFVEVKPGRVLRVRHIVPERQPVQTEKEATDRNDDSCSEDSHTDLDAGSSVHCKRKITVYRNGQLVIENLGDVLHSEILQCQDGDLEPCSMVEVELADYKEMASSPDPNPVPPAVPPPAGEQKPAPPPRRRRRKPKRTVIIDSKREISSCKGTHSDVALFFVHGVGGSLDIWSSQLDFFSRLGYEVIAPDLAGHGASTAPQIAAAYTFYALAEDLRAIFKRYARKRNILIGHSYGVSFCTFLAHEYPDLVHKVVMINGGGPTALEPSLCSIFQLPSCVLHCLSPCLAWSFLKAGFARQGAKEKQLLKQGNAFNVSPFVLRAMMSGQYWPEGDEVYHAELTVPILLVHGMCDKFVPMDEDQRMAEILLFAFLKVIEEGSHMVMMECPDTVNTLLHEFFLWEPDMSRKDGRKTDAEKTVALSDRLHTLRISKPLDK, from the exons ATGCTCACCAGCATCACTGAAGGGATACTCTGCTGCCTGACTGGGAAGGCTGCCAGTCTGGTTCTGCCCCTGGAGTCGTCACAGCCCTCAGATGGTTTTGAGTTCGTGGAGGTGAAACCCGGGAGGGTCCTGCGAGTGCGACACATCGTCCCAGAACGTCAGCCCGTTCAAACAGAGAAGGAGGCTACAGACCGCAATGATGACAGCTGCTCCGAGGACTCTCACACTGACCTGGACGCTGGCAGCAGCGTCCACTGCAAGAGGAAAATCACAGTCTACCGTAACGGCCAGCTGGTGATTGAGAACCTCGGGGATGTTTTGCACTCGGAGATCCTGCAGTGTCAGGATGGGGATTTGGAGCCGTGCAGCATGGTAGAGGTGGAGCTGGCTGACTACAAAGAAATGGCGTCATCTCCAGATCCGAACCCCGTCCCCCCAGCAGTCCCCCCACCTGCGGGCGAGCAGAAACCGGCCCCGCCTCCTCGCCGCAGACGCCGCAAGCCCAAGCGCACTGTGATCATCGACTCGAAGAGGGAGATCTCCAGCTGCAAAGGAACGCACTCGGATGTAGCTCTTTTCTTTGTGCACGGCGTCGGAGGCTCTCTGGACATTTGGAGCAGCCAGCTGGACTTCTTCTCTCGGCTTGGCTACGAGGTCATTGCGCCGGACTTGGCGGGACACGGAGCGAGCACCGCCCCACAGATTGCAGCAGCTTACACCTTTTACGCTCTGGCAGAGGACCTTCGCGCCATCTTTAAGAGATATGCTCGCAAACGCAACATTCTCATTGGCCATTCTTATGG GGTGTCATTTTGCACCTTTCTGGCCCATGAGTATCCTGATCTGGTCCATAAAGTGGTAATGATTAACGGAGGCGGTCCTACAGCTCTGGAGCCCAGCTTGTGCTCTATCTTCCAGCTGCCATCTTGTGTCCTTCACTGTCTGTCACCTTGCCTTGCCTGGAGCTTCCTCAA AGCTGGATTTGCCCGTCAGGGTGCcaaagaaaagcagctgctgaagcAGGGCAACGCCTTCAATGTGTCTCCATTCGTCCTGCGAGCCATGATGAGTGGTCAGTACTGGCCCGAGGGGGACGAGGTCTACCACGCAGAGCTCACTGTGCCCATCCTCCTGGTCCATGGCATGTGTGACAAGTTTGTGCCCATGGATGAGGACCAGCGCATGGCAGAG ATCCTCCTGTTTGCTTTCCTGAAAGTCATTGAGGAGGGGAGTCACATGGTCATGATGGAGTGTCCTGATACCGTCAACACCCTCCTCCACGAGTTCTTTCTCTGGGAACCTGACATGTCCAGAAAAGACGGCCGCAAGACGGACGCAGAGAAAACGGTCGCGCTCAGTGACCGTCTTCACACACTGAGAATTAGTAAACCTCTGGACAAATAA